The proteins below come from a single Dasypus novemcinctus isolate mDasNov1 chromosome 22, mDasNov1.1.hap2, whole genome shotgun sequence genomic window:
- the LOC105745624 gene encoding LOW QUALITY PROTEIN: olfactory receptor 14J1-like (The sequence of the model RefSeq protein was modified relative to this genomic sequence to represent the inferred CDS: inserted 2 bases in 1 codon) encodes MVLENVTTMNGFLLMGFSDNHELQMVHALLFLVLYLLALAVSLIITNIITLDQALQSPMYYFLELLSLLDLFFISVIVPQSIDXSLKGDGYISHGQCVFQVFFFMSLAWVEVAILMVMSYDHNAAICLPLHYVLIMDPGTCLGAASGILYTAATFSITFCKAKVIHQFFCDVPQLLKLSCSNYIGVTCVIAFISPMVFICSISILYIDISIAIIYIYIYISIIKVPSAEGQSKAFSTCLSHPFNVSFFLPPVPLSLDSQTVFDLMVSIFYTVLPPTLNPILYSLRNEAMKEALRKLLLGGEFPGKKTFLSSCRGLSNII; translated from the exons ATGGTTCTGGAAAATGTAACCACAATGAATGGATTCCTCCTCATGGGGTTTTCTGACAACCATGAGCTGCAGATGGTCCATGCCTTACTGTTCTTGGTGTTGTACTTATTGGCTTTGGCAGTTAGCCTCATCATCACCAACATCATCACATTGGACCAGGCTCTCCAATCCCCAATGTATTACTTCTTAGAGCTCCTTTCCCTCCTGGACCTCTTCTTCATTTCCGTCATTGTCCCGCAGTCCATTGA TTCCCTGAAGGGTGATGGCTATATTTCCCATGGTCAATGCGTGTTTCAAGTTTTCTTCTTCATGTCCCTGGCCTGGGTTGAGGTAGCCATTCTCATGGTGATGTCTTATGACCACAACGCCGCCATCTGCCTCCCTCTGCACTATGTGCTCATCATGGATCCTGGTACTTGTCTGGGGGCTGCCTCTGGAATCCTGTACACAGCAGCCACATTCTCCATCACATTCTGCAAGGCTAAAGTCATCCACCAGTTCTTCTGTGATGTGCCCCAGCTGCTGAAGCTCTCCTGCTCCAACTACATTGGAGTGACTTGTGTGATTGCTTTCATTTCTCCGATGGTATTCATTTGCTCCATCTCCATCCTCTATATCGATATCTCCATCGccatcatctatatctatatctacatctCGATCAT aaaagtgccctcTGCTGAGGGCCAATCCAAGGCCTTCTCTACCTGTCTGTCTCACCCCTTTAATGTCTCATTTTTCCTGCCACCTGTTCCTTTAAGTTTAGATTCTCAAACTGTTTTTGATCTTATGGTTTCTATCTTTTATACAGTGTTGCCCCCAACACTCAACCCTATTCTCTACAGTCTGAGGAATGAGGCCATGAAGGAAGCTTTGAGAAAGTTACTGTTGGGTGGGGAATTCcctgggaaaaaaacatttttgtccAGTTGTAGAGGCCTGTCCAATATTATATAG